The Mytilus galloprovincialis chromosome 3, xbMytGall1.hap1.1, whole genome shotgun sequence genomic interval AAAGATGCTTCTTATCATACAAATACAAATTCATTTAATATAATACAAGTttttgacctatatttttttaatccGGCTGATGTCATTTTTGGGCATGGTTAATGtatcttttatttcaagtttGTATAAATTTGAATTCTGATGATGATTATAATTACAAGATTGTATGAGTTTTAATAATTACTTTTTCTGTTGTCTTCCTATGGGTGCTGGTTCAAATGAGGATGCTTATACTCAAGGATTTTCTGATTTGATTGGATTTCAGCTAATTTCTATAccatgtttatataaaaagaagatgtggtatgattgccaatgagacaactatccacaaaagaccaaaatgacacagacataaacaactataggtcaccttacgaccttcaacaatgagcaaagcccataccgcatagtcagctataaaaggccctgataagacaatgtaaaacaattcaaacgagaaaactaacggccttatttatgtaaaaaaatgaccgaaaaaaCACATAAactaacaacaaccactgaattacaggctcctgacttgggacaggcacatacataaataatgtggcggggttacatAGTTAGTTTTCACGAGGGCTTATTGCTTAAGAGTACATTTGCAACATTTATGGCTATTCATATTAACTGTACCTGAAGAAATGGCAAAATCTATTTAAATCttagttttttgtttgaaaactATCTATTTCAGTATAATAATCACACTACACTTACATTTTCTGGAGAATTTATTTGGAATTCCATTATGGCCGATGATTCATTCATTTGCTCCATATTCCTAGCCTGAGCTTTTAAATCTATTCTCCATAACACATTCTGTAATGAATTATTCCATTTTGTTTTTGCAATGATACTgtcatgaattttatttttattgtttttccaGAACTTTCTGAATACTTGTGTTTGTTCTTCTGTTAATGGGTTTTCTCTACGTTTAGTTTGTGACACTAGGAATGCATCCAATTGATTGAAATCCATGTCAGCTGACACCatattctgaagaaaaaaaatttaacatatttacctggtacatattttaaaaaaatctcaatcatttaaaatatttttcctgCTATCAGACGGAAGACACAAATTTTCCCCTAAAAGTTGAAACTTAGGAATTGAAAATTCTGaccttttgaaattaaaattatctAGAAAGCTGAGCATGAATTTAAATTTATGCACTATTGACAAAATTATATAGAGCAATAGCAATAAATCTGTTACTTTTTATTCATCTggcaaaaaaaacatttttacaacaatcaaataaataatgtaaaacattttttaatacaaagttcatatttgtttttcattaattgttttgtaataaataaagCTGTTAATAGctttctcaattgaactgtttcatatttttcatgtctggaCCTTTTATGGCCAACTATAcagtatggggttttctcatttttgaaggctgtatggttgcctatacatgtacatgttttgtgaTTGCTGACATTCTCTTCATAttaactttgttggatagttgtctcattggcaatcatatgttacatttaattttgatataggAAAAGCTACAAGGACCATCATATGCATATAGAGTaattaaacaaatacaatgtactgaattgaaacaaacaaaatataaataaatcaatccTGTATGCCCAATTTCAACAAGTCATGCAAATATCATATCTGATTTTATATGTTTTCCTTCTTTTATTCTGAACAACTTATTGTATGAATGCTCTATATTAATGAACATGTTTCTATACCAATGATTAAGAATAAAATGGGAAGTGGTGAATTTTTGGAAATTATTTTAACCCTGCTACATACTGACATATTAATGTGCCTTTCCTTAGATATAGCTTAATCTTTATGGTAGATTTTTACTTGATCTACAACAATTTACCAATATATGTTCCTGATTTTTCCATAATATAACATCTACCCTTTGAAGACCATATATATTTAAAGACTTCTACAAGTCAATTAGTCACTTTGattttgatatattatatgttgttgggttgctgtctcgttTGCATAAATACACTAatcttcttttaattttatcttcTATTCTTATGTGGACACCTGTTAATTCTTGCATAAGATCtagttttaacaaaaatattgacgAAATTTCCAATAACAAGGAATTAATCTAAGATTAAAACCCAAATTCaaacattaaaatatgtaaacaaattatGGAAAACAAAAAGGGGGCGTGTCATGACAAACCTTTAGTAAACCTGAGCATTTTGTGATCAAACCACTTGATTCCTCTTTTGGCGAATCTGGATAAATTTGTGAGAGAAGGAAATCGTCTGTCATATCTTCTTCTCCATAATATGTTCGTCTTGCGATACCATTCAGCAAAGCAAGAAGCTTCTTGGATTCGTCCCCCATCTTCCCGAAAACTAAGCTAAAACCGGAAATGTAATGTTACTAAGTCCGCAACAGAAAGGAGatatttttttcccatttcaGATAACTGTTTCTATTAGTAAAGACTATACCTATCAATAATGATTTACatgaaattttcaactttaattttaattaacTTTGTAAAGAAAATCACATAATTTCACGGTTTACTTGTTGGTTCCCCGTCCAGAGTCTCGGACTTAATTTATGTCATCCACATTTGCTTCAATGGCAGCGCCCATGCAAACTGTTCTTTCTCAAGACAATATTTCATCTGAACAAGAACAGGATGCCAATTTGGCATTTTCTGAATTAGATAAAGGTTGTATTATGATCTTTTCTGATTATTGTGTGTTTGACGATGGTAGATCAAACTTTCATGCTAAGATATCTTTTACAGTACAAAAAAAACCATGAATCATATTCGAGTTCACCGCAAAAATCAACTGTATTCCTGTGTTAAAAAGTGTAATATTTGTACTTTAAAGGTACTAGTgcctcaagtttttttttaattgagcaCCCAGCTGGGATAGCTTCCTTAGCTCGTATAAGATAAGACCAACTCTCATTGCGTTGCTGTTATAACTTGGTGGTGCTGTTGGCAAGGAGTTgtaactaatatacgtccttggtgGTGGGTACGCCAGGTAGTGCCAGTGTTGATATCCTTTATACCCGTATCTTAAACAATTGACAATGATTACAGGCGAAATGATACTGGTTTATGCACTGATTATATTCTTTGTAATGTAAATTATTCCTGCACATGCACATAGTTGCTCAATGCTTACAGTAATCAGTTGCTTATCTGTGCTACACTAGTCTACAAAAGTAGTTGTACTCAAGATTCATGTAGCATGGATAGTGGAGAAAAGAATAAAGAAGATTCCTAAATAAAAACAGGCAATATGCAGAGGtccaaaaatttgaaaagaaacacACATAGTTGCTCAATGCTTACAGTAATCAGGGAAAATAGGGAAACACAAGAAAAACGAAAAGTCCATTAAACACTTTACATGATgatgtacatataaaaaaaaaacctatccTTGGCTTTACTTAGTCCGAAATTACTCATGGCCCCAGcatgtctggcaaaacagccgttggatctCAGAGTAATGTCAGACTAGGCTTTACCATGTTGGATTTCACAAACTCAACCAAAAATTGGTTGGAAAGGAGGCATAGAAGTGTTATTGTCTTAAACTATGAGAagtttgtgattttaatttttcactAAAAAATGGTAAATAAGTATTTCTTGATTTACTTTTAGATAATTTTGTTAAAAGGAATTAAAATTCATCCAAAAATGGTTGAAACATATATTAAAGATACGAAACGTCGGAAGGTGTGTATGTTTGTAATACAGTGtatgtattttgaaaattgaTGGGAAAAAGGGTTtcttcattcaatttttttttacttcttcaggTTTGAGATCACCCAAGATTGGAATACAATGTGAATCTATTGTAAGATTTCCAAGTTTGTTTGAGAAATATCCATTTCCTATCCTGATCAACACAGCTTTTCTTAGATTGGCAGATATTTTTAGGAATGGGTATGTTTGTGATCTTGGctagaatttttaaaaatctaataagattatctaaaaataaatttatgtatttttatttagttCTGAAGAAAAGAGTATATATTGTTAATTAACTTAATTTAGAAATCAATAAGgtcttcatttatttaaaaaaaacacttaaaactttGTATTGATTGCAAAATCTGAGTTTGACAAATGTTcttgtttaaaaatgttattgcaaaattgacaatatttaattcattaaaagGATATACATCTTTCTAGTTGGCATGAATGCCTTCTCAAAAAGAGGATCCAAAGATGTTGAGGCACTTctcttttttatcattaaaataagACCTCACAAGAAAGTGACAATTTCATGAACACCTtctaatatatatcaaaataatttcattgatgagtctttatgttgatgaaacgtgcgtctggcgtatacatgtatacaaaatttaatcctggtatctatgatgagtttattttcattcatgaatGATAGAAGGTATTGAGGCAATATCTTAACCTATGTACATGTATCTTCCCCTGTACTCAAAGTTAAAAAATTCATCTTCGTAATGTTCATGCATATTTCGTTATGTTTAAGGAACAATTTCTTGCGATGGTGTATCTTACAAGTAACAGAACAAAGTAAAAAACATTTGGAGAAAATTTTGAACATAGATGAATTTGTAAGAAAGATATTCTCAGTAATTCACAGCAATGACTGCACTGCCAGAGCTTTGACTCTAAGGtatgttgtcttttatttttatgtcttggtttcagaaaataaatttaaaacaaaaataattgacaaatagctatgaaataaagatatttcatgtttttagaCTATGAGTGTAAAGACTAagacttaatcatgttaattaatatgacaaaattacaattaacaggctattatttaaacttggaattatttttaaggACCATTATTGTCATCTTTTCCTAACTACTTTTGATGACTGAATATTTTCTCCAGAACTCTTGCTAACCTTGCTAGTATTATAACTGAAAGAAAGAATGTTCACCATAGTATTGTGAATGGTTTTGATTCTAACGATGCAGTCGAAGTGGATGCTGCTGTTTTTGCTGCTGGGAAATTTGCTGAACAATCAAGGTTAATATTTTGGAAATTgtaaataaatgtacatgtaaaacgGTATACTTAGCTGTAAGAAAAATAGTtacattgcttctaatataagcaatgagaaaataataatataaaaagaagaaggactaaaaaaatacaaattcttTAAAATAGTTACACAAATTCACAGTTTTAATGATATAAAGGGACTTTGAAGGTCATTTTGTATACTTCATAAGTTGGGGAAAagaaagaaatgattttacagatattatgtaaattgtattttaaactattaaaaaaaagatatcaagATATTGTATTGTAACAGTTCTATTATATTGAGTAAATAATAACATGATTTTTCAGAACCATTTATAAGACAGCTTTGTATTTTGCTATTTTAAGTTCTTTTGCTGCTAGTATCTGTAACAATTTATCTGACATGATTCAAAACATAGCAACCCCTGTTGATTTGAAGCTACAGTTAATACCTATACTACAGCACATGTATCATGATATGCAGACGTCATCTAAGGTAAGAAATAAGGTCACATCTatctaatttttaatttttaggtaGCAAAGGTTTGGGATTGAGAAGAAATAATCTCCAGTTATATCTAGCTATCTCTTGGGCTATGATTAGTGCTCAATAGCATTTTTTCTTGTGTAAAAAAAGGAGTAGTTTTAAGATTTCAATCCAACATTAattgtgtataattttctttTGAGATGGACAAAACATAAGATATTAATATTGAAGTGGTATATAAATCTGTTTAACATAATCTCTTTCATTGCTATtcttcatcttttaaaaataaagacacaGAGAGGCTTTCAAGGTGGAACTAAAGCTCACACTTCACATCAAGTTAAAGATGACTTCCAGCACCAATTTAAGCAAAATCTTTGCAATAAGCCATGAAATATCACCTAGCTTTACTATGATAGAATTACCAAAGtcattaaagggaaaattcatgattttttacttatggtttaaatatgttcattatgacataatatatatattcacaaagttttatcgctatatgtgcagtaataaaggagaaattcaataattaatgaaaaaatatcaactacttcctgtaggtcgtgacgttttctcctgatttttgcatgccgggatttaaaatacaatcattaaaagtcttggtttttaatcatattttaacgtaatcgtaagcgcgccgatgacgtatgctttatctaataaccatccgataataagaagataaaacgcacagacgttcaattgtactcattcgtgagataaattatctatgttaaacgtatatattctaattatttttgtagacaacacaaaaagttataaatttatttttaataaatgcattttcggactgataaggtgaacaaattaaagtacaataatctgtaaagacaatatgttggtgtactattattgaccttttactatctctgctatggctaggtttatacgatgtgtgtattcacggttctgtggcaatactcgtagatgacttgttgaaaggtaaattgttatttgcacttcggtatttaaccacgcctctagggcacaccttgccaggtgtgactgtctattcggatcagtggtagcatttaatacacacattaaaaatacatattcaagttggtgacaaataaaaattggtcgccgtggaattatttaattatatttggtgctattatttatttgaattcaaataagttaatttactaagaaatacacaattttcggttaaagacgggaaacttaattcatatgtcagaatgaaatgatatacaagtcttgtccttgatttatgtctcataaaaaagggggacttagaaattagaaatagctttactaaatcatttttatttgtctttattaggcgaaaaaatgacgagaacacttacatttagacttttgaaagccatgtattaattaatatatgaaactatctgaagataactctaccgaagcggaatataatatgtacgaataaagaaaaaaatatttttgtaatggaatcgaaaaattacgaatagatattcttttcaagtgtgataaacgtcaaccaaatttattcataatcgggaacgtccttattaaaatctgagacaactataataatcgtcgtctcccaacgtatatatatacttaaataactatttgatcaacgatgtttaaaattaaaagacaacgaatttaatgttatctttccctatttttgaatgttattataagtctgttcaacttgcaagaatatccctaaagcggacaaatatccgacaagcagtttattctttaaattgctgtcattgaatatcaagaaagaaaataaatcccgaaattgatactcaatagttttcctagaaaatattcacattccttgtggattattagtgtacgtccagttgcatatattttacatgaatgttggaacaattgtgatgatgacgaatttcgtcctttattcgagaacaatttaattgatatataaatctgtgagtttactatgttcttaacttcgatgaaccaaagcaagttataaattgacctgtatttaaatcaaattgtttcttttttttcttcttcttcttttggtatacaatagtctatcgaattcgttgattacatactgttggcatacgtggactagtctatttacaaaacttttaccacaatttacacaaaatgaatgtttctttcttatgttcaatgtatacatgtatacatattttaaatagcgctactgactatagttccgtaactttctaccaggcgtatgtatacacgaatcgtcgacaagtgcgcacatttttttagatcaataattctggtatgttccaatctgtcctaaactattgacaacgagtatatattacattttcccaaattaacccttggaaaaatatgtaaatagatttgtatttcttcaattatttttttttgtattattttttttttataaataatattctttacaccagaaatgttattataaacaagcgtatgagttcagtaatgactagtatattatatcacgttcggacacgcaagacaaaaatgtatattatacatgcacctgatagttcaaaatggaaagttataagtaacggtcgtgtacactgatcaatacctacagaagtgaaacgatgcatgaacttgcaagcccgccggacaggaaatcgattgaatacctggacgtgtcaccttacaccccttccaatacctttgggagtaatacctttagtcatgctggtgatcagatgagggaagatccgaatttatttaaataaagtttattacttgaaagaattatgaacgaattagattttcgaaaacaatttccacggaacacttatttatcattttatgatttgaactttgactttttaactaattacaatattatcagtttaaaaataacagactatatggttatttaaaaatataagaccattttccgtatcaagttagtcagtcagataaaacaaccgtacgattgacaagatatcgacacgcaattacgactacatcgtttactgtagttttgttcctttgtggtttattgacatatcgtgatttttcattggagaaggtgacaagatggcggagagtagagaactgatactcaaaatttaaaatcgatggtgatctcttatttagcggaataaaactttaatatctataaatttgagcatttttatacagaatggacataatatcaatttttattttttttgcgaagtttccctttaaaaccTCATCCTGCCCCTAACCTTAACCAATAAAGACACATTTATGTAAAAGTAGCAATTAATCAATATTTTGCAACTTgatttgaaagtattttttaatttttgaaatgttattttgttattttttacagGCAAGACAAGTATGTTTGGAACTACTATCCAGTTTGCCCTCACAGAAGTTTGTCATTAGGACACTTCAGACAATGACAGCACTGGCCTGTCAGTCCCTAATTGATGTCCAGTCACAGGTTGATCTATTGATCAGTCGTGTCATTGATGATCCAAGACAATCGGTCAAACTCATAGCTCTAAAAGATCTGAACCGTCTAGCGATGAAAGCTCCTCAGATGTGGAAATATTCATCTGTGAaggtattgtatttttttttaaatctgttagATTAATGGTTATAAAGAATTttattggtatatatttttttaattggtatACTGTTAATGTGAATAATGCAACTGGGTGAGTAACTCAATAATAAATACTCTCATTCTGATACCTAATACATATATCTGAATGTAAATGTTCATTAAATCACAATAGTTAATCTGGTATTATTGTCCATTTTTCCtaaaatcacttgaaaaaaagGTAATAATTTCTTAATTCACAGTATTTAGTTCTAGGTATTTTCAGTTCTCTAATATTGAAAACTCTTTTTGAAAAGTACAAATGGAAATAATCATTACTCAAGATGAcctaaaccaaaaaaaaacgtCTCTGTTTAGTCTGTTAATATTATTATACCCCAcacaacgaagttgcggagggtataatgtttttgacccgtccgtccgtcagtactgtttcttgtcatcgcaactcctctcaaaccacacaacagaatttcacgaaaccttttcagatgaaaaggacatactatgtagttgtgcatatcgacaggaaattgcgattcaattttttttataaaaagagttacatctctttgaacttatttgcttaatgtactactgcaacagtttgtcatcgcaactcctctgaaactacacaacagaatttcacgaaacctttttagataataaggacatactatgtagatgtgcatatcgacaggaaattacgattcaattttttttctaggagttaccccctttgaacttatttactttattgtactactgcaacagtttgtcatcgcaactcctctgaaactacacaacagaatttcatgaaaccttttaagataataaggacatactatgtagatgtgcatatcgacaggaaattacgattcaattttttttctaggagttacatctctttgaacttatttgctttaaggtactacttcaacagtttgtcatctcaactcctctgaaaccacacaacagaatttcatgaacatttgtagataataaggacatactatgtagatgtgcatatcgacaggaaattgtgattcaatttttttataagagttacgcccctttgaacttatttgcttaatGTACtgctgcaacagtttgtcatcgcaactcctctgaaactacacaacagaatttcacgaaacctttttagataataaggacatactatgtagatgtgcatatcgacaggaaattacaattcaattttttttctaggagttaccccctttgaacttatttactttattgtactactgcaacagtttgtcatcgcaactcctctgaaaatacacaacagaatttcatgaaaccttttaagataataaggacatactatgtagatgtgcatattgacaggaaattacaattcaattttttttctaggagttacatctctttgaacttatttgctttaaggtactactgcaacagtttgtcatctcaactcctctgaaaccacacaacagaatttcatgaaattttgtaaataataaggacatactatgttgatgtgcatattgacaggaaattattattcaatattttttctaatacaatttttttttcttacacttatttaatttctccaatgacaatgtggggacgtggggtatgtgagcgtgctcacttaGGTTCTTTAATTTGTTATACTTTCAGAGTCTTATTACAGTTGTACTGCAAGCCAAGTCAACAGCTGTTAAGATTGCCATACTAGAAGTCCTAGGAACATTAGCAAAATCTGTAGCATTTCACCTATTTCTAACTCATGATggtatgtatgtaaaaaaaaaaatcaagtacaTATATTCCATTGCATTTTAATTTACCCCTATGAtagaatacaccttatcgctctattactggatatcacacaggttcccgtaaaattttgacatcataaaacaaaatatctgacccCACAATGGAAAAATGATTATTGTAtgtgtcaaaagttcaagcgtccgggtcagccgggattagcaataaggtgtatagaGAATGAAATTGGGGAATGAGTGAAAGATACAAAAACCTGACAAAAAAGTTAACACAGCCTGAAGCCATCAATGGGtattcaacacagtgagaaaatcaaAGCTTCCAGAGCCTGGATTGTTAAGATGGATAATAATCATTCCTTCAGTGTAACTTCAATTGGTCAGGTGAATGTATGTAGTTTTAAGGATGGCAGGTAATATGatatattattttatgtaaatagCATAAAATAAAATTGCATCAGGCTTCTTGTAAAGAAGAATAGTTAACCATTTtgtcacaatctttatttttcagtATCAGCAGCAGACATGCAGAAAATTCAGGAAGTGTGTAATCTATGTTATGTATCCCAGAATCCAACATTATCAGCCAAAGCCATGGAGTTCTACACAAacattgcaatttgttttaaaagtttcagtaagttattattttttaaccatgAGTATTGATCAGAATGAATGTCAGATAGGTCTAAATAGGAAAAAGCAACATAACTTTATAACTATGAAATTATCAACAGTTTGTTTGTATGGCTAataaattttggttatttttttttggtcatgttaaaGACTTATGACATGGGTTTCTGAAAAAAACTTGCTAATGCTATATTGTCATGTGCATTTTTTAGATGTTATTTGCAATTTCAATGGCATATTTTCTGTGGCTAATTTTTTCCatcaatttataaaactttaaaactacTTCCttgatttgtttgaaaattattcAGCATGGTTATGAAAATGTATTGCATTCTTTTATACAGAACGGAAATTATTTCGTTTGGACCAGGACCCAGTAGAAGGGGCTAGACTTGCAATAACAACACAGTGCTGTTTATCTGTCTGGGGTACAACAAAAGAAGATAAAAAAGTTCTCAAGGTAAAATCTTCTGAAAGTATTGACAAACACTTTTTGCTATTTTAGGAGAAAATTTCAACcaccaaatttaaataaattgatcATAAAAATTTaatgcaccaaaaaaaaaaatatgagaaaaaatgGGTGATATCAACAAGGAGAGTAAATATATACAGTCCCTGCAGAGATTTTCACAAAAGTATATTATTGATACTTGTATTACAGCTTTGTTTACAATGTGCTGTACACCTGGTTAAAAAGTTTCCAGACACAACCATGTTCTTCCTGTCAGAAATCGTAGAACTTTTAGAGACAACTGAAAGTGGTAAGTAGAGGATATTTGTGACAAATAAAGAACAATCTGCCAACACTAGGTACAAAAACTTACATAGCCATGTCATGCTTGTTAGAAATTGTATGTAGGAGGCAGATACAAATTTTGTgcaaaaatgacatattttaagaaaaaattaaagtATTATGTTATTACTCTATGAACACATGAAATAATATGAACAGATTAAACAGCATTCTAGATGCATTTATTTCTGTATCACCGGGGAGATTAATAGGTTAATTATGGATTTATCATGGTACGT includes:
- the LOC143068889 gene encoding COMM domain-containing protein 1-like, whose protein sequence is MGDESKKLLALLNGIARRTYYGEEDMTDDFLLSQIYPDSPKEESSGLITKCSGLLKNMVSADMDFNQLDAFLVSQTKRRENPLTEEQTQVFRKFWKNNKNKIHDSIIAKTKWNNSLQNVLWRIDLKAQARNMEQMNESSAIMEFQINSPENKSEVVRFEMDETKLTEVLTQMKEIETEINNYCQ